A window of the Gemmatirosa kalamazoonensis genome harbors these coding sequences:
- the glmS gene encoding glutamine--fructose-6-phosphate transaminase (isomerizing): MCGIVGYVGPRAAAPLLIDGLKRLEYRGYDSAGVAVMNGKVETRKAAGKIARLESVIGQQPVHGTVGIAHTRWATHGAPNERNAHPHVDEKSEVAVVHNGIIENATALRTLLEQTGHTFTSETDTEVLAHLIEASYDGCLEDAVLEALHLVDGTYGIAVVHAKEPNKIVAARKGSPLLVGVGDGEYFVASDASAILNSTRNVVYLDDGELAVVTRDGYKIMSLDARELVKEVNRIEWDLDEIERGGFPHFMLKEIFEQPQTLENTMRGRVILEEGFTKLGGLNLTKEQLLAIDSITITACGTSWHSALIGEMMIEELCRIPVEVEYASEYRYRNPIVSPNTLVIVISQSGETADTLAAMREAKRRGARTLGLVNVVGSTIAREDDGGVYLHAGPEIGVASTKAFTSQVVALALFTLKLARLRNLGIERGREIAQALLRLPGQVQSILDRADEIQELADQFKNAHNFLYLGRGYNFPTALEGALKLKEISYIHAEGYPAAEMKHGPIALIDDLMPVVVVAPHDSVFDKVVSNVQEVKARKGRVIGITTRDEESLAGKLDYEFRIPETVDMLMPILASVPLQLLAYYIAVKRGCNVDQPRNLAKSVTVE, translated from the coding sequence ATGTGTGGAATCGTCGGATATGTCGGACCCCGCGCGGCGGCGCCGCTGCTGATCGACGGGCTGAAGCGCCTCGAGTACCGCGGCTACGACTCGGCGGGCGTGGCCGTGATGAACGGCAAGGTCGAGACGCGGAAAGCGGCCGGGAAGATCGCGCGCCTCGAGTCGGTGATCGGCCAGCAGCCGGTGCACGGCACGGTGGGAATCGCGCACACGCGGTGGGCGACGCACGGGGCGCCGAACGAGCGCAACGCGCACCCGCACGTGGACGAGAAGTCCGAGGTGGCGGTGGTGCACAACGGCATCATCGAGAACGCGACGGCGCTGCGCACGCTGCTGGAGCAGACGGGGCACACGTTCACGTCGGAGACCGACACCGAGGTGCTCGCGCACCTGATCGAGGCGAGCTACGACGGCTGCCTGGAGGACGCGGTGCTGGAGGCGCTGCACCTCGTGGACGGCACGTACGGCATCGCGGTGGTGCACGCGAAGGAGCCGAACAAGATCGTCGCCGCGCGGAAGGGGAGCCCGCTGCTCGTCGGCGTGGGTGACGGCGAGTACTTCGTGGCGAGCGACGCGTCGGCGATCCTCAACAGCACGCGCAACGTCGTGTACCTGGACGACGGCGAGCTCGCGGTCGTGACGCGCGACGGCTACAAGATCATGAGCCTCGACGCGCGCGAGCTGGTGAAGGAAGTCAACCGCATCGAGTGGGATCTCGACGAGATCGAGCGCGGCGGCTTCCCGCACTTCATGCTGAAGGAGATCTTCGAGCAGCCGCAGACGCTCGAGAACACGATGCGCGGCCGGGTGATCCTCGAGGAAGGGTTCACGAAGCTCGGCGGGCTCAATCTCACGAAGGAGCAGCTGCTCGCGATCGACAGCATCACGATCACCGCGTGCGGCACGAGCTGGCACTCGGCGCTCATCGGCGAGATGATGATCGAGGAGCTGTGCCGGATCCCGGTGGAGGTGGAGTACGCCTCCGAGTACCGGTACCGCAACCCGATCGTGTCGCCGAACACGCTGGTGATCGTGATCTCGCAGAGCGGCGAGACGGCGGACACGCTCGCGGCGATGCGCGAGGCGAAGCGGCGCGGCGCGAGAACGCTGGGCCTCGTGAACGTCGTCGGCTCGACGATCGCGCGCGAGGACGACGGCGGCGTGTACCTGCACGCCGGTCCCGAGATCGGCGTCGCGTCGACGAAGGCGTTCACGAGCCAGGTGGTGGCGCTCGCGCTGTTCACGCTGAAGCTCGCGCGGCTCCGCAACCTCGGCATCGAGCGCGGGCGCGAGATCGCGCAGGCGCTGCTGCGGCTGCCCGGGCAGGTGCAGTCGATCCTCGATCGCGCCGACGAGATCCAGGAGCTCGCCGACCAGTTCAAGAACGCGCACAACTTCCTGTACCTCGGGCGCGGCTACAACTTCCCGACGGCGCTCGAGGGCGCGCTGAAGCTGAAGGAGATCAGCTACATCCACGCCGAGGGCTACCCCGCCGCGGAGATGAAGCACGGGCCGATCGCGCTGATCGACGACCTCATGCCGGTCGTGGTCGTCGCGCCGCACGACTCGGTGTTCGACAAGGTCGTGTCGAACGTGCAGGAGGTGAAGGCGCGGAAGGGCCGCGTCATCGGGATCACGACGCGCGACGAGGAGTCGCTCGCCGGGAAGCTCGACTACGAGTTCCGGATCCCGGAGACGGTCGACATGCTGATGCCGATCCTGGCGAGCGTCCCGCTGCAGCTGCTCGCGTACTACATCGCCGTGAAGCGCGGCTGCAACGTGGACCAGCCGCGCAACCTCGCGAAGAGCGTGACGGTGGAGTGA
- a CDS encoding PAS domain-containing sensor histidine kinase, with translation MTRSSRVPTVIALLLVSLAGAAATASHLRASHGRFDAAVAAALALTVVLAGLVVGRWLREARAAREEADVMIEMMRAQAEVLEHQVVEAQELAQQLEEANEELSATLQAANASAEQLRRIFSESPVPMWIYDPATLRFLDVNAAAAAAYGYSRAEFLTMTLRDIRPPEDVPTLVRAVQSAAATGHVVRDTSRHRTRDGSLRRVELTSQDTVVDGQQARLVVVFDVTDRDRAASRDHFLGEVSRALGASLDFRATLRHVVEVSLAAFAAWVAADVVDESGVLREVAAAGRAGADWCRRPLPIDAPHGPASVVRTGATTHLPNVSAAELERLVDDAEERERLRLLDGRSVLVVPLVAHARRLGALSFVSPVSRPFTESDRALAEEVGRRAGLALDNAERYHAEQGARTAAEDANRAKSEFLAVMSHELRTPLNAIAGYAQLLELGLYGPLTDEQRKVLGRVNHAQGHLLSLINDVLNFAKLEAGRVQYDVRETDVAVVMAEAVELGVPQLEAKGVTLEVEESAAGDSLAVWADGDKLRQVLLNLLSNAAKFTPSGGCVTLRCEPADASHPDLALIHIADTGIGIAADKLEAIFEPFVQVDARRTREHQGTGLGLAISRDLARGMGGDLTAASELGKGSTFTLALRRVVAADGERTDRRASTDRRVGDRRRHSDRRTR, from the coding sequence ATGACCCGCTCGTCCCGCGTTCCCACCGTCATCGCGCTGCTGCTCGTGTCGCTCGCCGGCGCCGCCGCCACGGCGTCGCACCTGCGGGCGTCGCACGGGCGGTTCGACGCCGCGGTCGCGGCCGCGCTGGCGCTGACGGTGGTGCTCGCGGGGCTGGTCGTCGGCCGGTGGCTGCGCGAGGCGCGCGCGGCCCGCGAAGAGGCGGACGTCATGATCGAGATGATGCGTGCGCAGGCCGAGGTGCTGGAGCACCAGGTGGTGGAGGCGCAGGAGCTGGCGCAGCAGCTCGAGGAGGCGAACGAGGAGCTGTCGGCGACGCTGCAGGCGGCGAACGCGTCGGCGGAGCAGCTGCGGCGCATCTTCAGCGAGAGCCCGGTGCCGATGTGGATCTACGACCCGGCGACGCTGCGCTTTCTCGACGTCAACGCCGCCGCCGCAGCGGCGTACGGCTACTCGCGGGCCGAGTTCCTGACGATGACGCTGCGGGACATCCGGCCGCCCGAGGACGTGCCGACCCTGGTGCGCGCGGTGCAGTCCGCGGCGGCCACCGGACACGTCGTGCGCGACACGTCCCGGCACCGTACGCGCGACGGCTCGCTGCGCCGGGTGGAGCTCACGTCGCAGGACACGGTCGTGGACGGCCAGCAGGCGCGGCTCGTCGTGGTGTTCGACGTCACCGACCGCGATCGCGCGGCCTCGCGCGACCACTTCCTGGGCGAGGTGAGCCGCGCGCTCGGCGCGTCGCTCGACTTTCGCGCGACGCTGCGGCACGTGGTGGAGGTGAGCCTGGCGGCGTTCGCCGCGTGGGTCGCCGCGGACGTGGTCGACGAGTCGGGCGTGCTGCGCGAGGTCGCCGCGGCCGGCCGCGCCGGCGCCGACTGGTGCCGCCGGCCGCTTCCCATCGACGCGCCCCACGGGCCGGCGTCGGTGGTGCGCACCGGTGCCACGACGCACCTGCCTAACGTGTCGGCCGCGGAGCTCGAGCGGCTCGTGGACGACGCGGAGGAGCGCGAGCGACTGCGGCTGCTGGACGGGCGGTCGGTGCTCGTGGTGCCGCTCGTCGCGCACGCGCGGCGGCTCGGCGCGCTGTCGTTCGTCTCGCCGGTGTCCCGGCCGTTCACCGAGAGCGATCGCGCGCTGGCCGAGGAGGTGGGGCGGCGTGCGGGGCTCGCGCTCGACAACGCGGAACGGTACCACGCGGAGCAGGGCGCGCGCACGGCCGCGGAAGACGCGAACCGCGCGAAGAGCGAGTTCCTCGCCGTGATGAGCCACGAGCTGCGCACGCCGCTGAACGCGATCGCGGGCTACGCGCAGCTGCTCGAGCTGGGGCTCTACGGGCCGCTGACCGACGAGCAGCGGAAGGTGCTGGGCCGCGTGAACCACGCGCAGGGGCACCTGCTGAGCCTCATCAACGACGTGCTGAACTTCGCGAAGCTCGAGGCGGGGCGGGTGCAGTACGACGTGCGCGAGACCGACGTCGCCGTGGTGATGGCGGAGGCCGTGGAGCTCGGCGTGCCGCAGCTGGAGGCGAAGGGCGTGACGCTCGAGGTGGAGGAGTCGGCGGCGGGCGATTCCCTCGCCGTGTGGGCCGACGGCGACAAGCTGCGCCAGGTGCTGCTCAACCTCCTCTCGAACGCGGCGAAGTTCACGCCGAGCGGCGGGTGCGTCACGCTGCGCTGCGAGCCGGCCGACGCGTCGCACCCCGACCTCGCGCTGATCCACATCGCCGACACCGGCATCGGCATCGCGGCCGACAAGCTGGAGGCCATCTTCGAGCCGTTCGTGCAGGTCGACGCCCGACGCACGCGCGAGCACCAGGGCACGGGGCTGGGGCTCGCGATCAGCCGCGACCTCGCGCGCGGCATGGGGGGCGACCTCACGGCGGCGAGCGAGTTAGGCAAGGGGAGCACGTTCACGCTGGCGCTGCGGCGCGTGGTCGCCGCCGACGGCGAACGCACCGACCGGCGCGCGAGCACCGATCGGCGCGTGGGGGACCGTCGCCGGCATTCCGACCGTCGGACGCGTTAG
- the glmM gene encoding phosphoglucosamine mutase has translation MVSVSGVRGRVGEALSPEVVARFAAAFGAWATARRGAGETRAVVLGRDSRVSGPLFHRVVLSALEAVGADVIDLGLTTTPTCQLAVEHHHAAGGLMISASHNPIEWNALKFIGPSGSFLSAEEGAEMRAAMEAGTSYATWDRLGHVTSDFDAAARHVEQILGLPFLDVEGIRDRRFHVALDAVRGAGAVIMPMLLERLGCTVRAINLEPDGRFPRPPEPVAENLGDLEALVRESGAAIGFATDPDVDRLALVSERGEAIGEDYTLALAARTVLKHRRGPVVTNLSTSRVVEDVAAAAGVECLLAPVGEVNVAVKMRDVGAVIGGEGNGGVILPELHLGRDAPLGAALLLQLLVEEGRPLSAIVADHPRYVIVKDKLDRPPVPLDSVYQALRGAFPEASPDTQDGLRLSWTDRWVHVRPSGTEPIVRVIAEAPSLPEATDLVSRSRKPVEALFAK, from the coding sequence ATGGTCAGCGTGTCCGGCGTGCGCGGCCGCGTGGGCGAGGCGCTCTCGCCGGAGGTCGTGGCGCGGTTCGCGGCGGCGTTCGGCGCGTGGGCGACGGCGCGGCGGGGAGCGGGCGAGACGCGCGCCGTGGTGCTCGGGCGCGACAGCCGGGTGTCGGGGCCGCTGTTCCACCGCGTGGTGCTCTCCGCGCTGGAGGCGGTCGGCGCGGACGTCATCGACCTCGGGCTGACGACGACGCCGACCTGCCAGCTCGCCGTCGAGCACCACCACGCCGCGGGCGGCCTGATGATCTCGGCCAGCCACAACCCGATCGAGTGGAACGCGCTCAAGTTCATCGGGCCGAGCGGGTCGTTCCTGTCGGCGGAGGAGGGGGCCGAGATGCGCGCCGCGATGGAGGCGGGGACGTCGTACGCGACGTGGGACCGTCTCGGCCACGTGACCTCGGACTTCGACGCGGCGGCGCGCCACGTCGAGCAGATCCTGGGGCTTCCGTTCCTCGACGTGGAGGGGATCCGGGATCGCCGCTTCCACGTCGCGCTCGACGCCGTGCGTGGGGCCGGGGCCGTCATCATGCCGATGTTGCTGGAGCGGCTCGGCTGCACGGTGCGGGCGATCAACCTGGAGCCGGACGGGCGCTTCCCCCGGCCGCCGGAGCCGGTGGCCGAGAACCTCGGCGACCTCGAGGCGCTGGTGCGCGAGAGCGGGGCGGCGATCGGCTTCGCGACCGACCCCGACGTGGACCGGCTGGCGCTCGTCTCCGAGCGCGGCGAGGCGATCGGCGAGGACTACACCCTGGCGCTCGCGGCGCGCACCGTGCTCAAGCACCGCCGCGGGCCGGTCGTGACGAACCTCTCGACGAGCCGCGTGGTGGAGGACGTCGCCGCCGCGGCGGGCGTGGAATGCCTGCTCGCGCCGGTGGGCGAGGTGAACGTCGCGGTGAAGATGCGCGACGTGGGCGCGGTGATCGGCGGCGAGGGGAACGGCGGGGTGATCCTGCCGGAGCTCCACCTCGGGCGCGACGCCCCGCTCGGCGCGGCGCTATTGCTGCAATTGCTGGTGGAGGAGGGGCGCCCGCTGTCGGCGATCGTCGCCGACCACCCGCGCTACGTGATCGTGAAGGACAAGCTCGACCGGCCGCCCGTGCCGCTGGACTCGGTGTACCAGGCGCTGCGCGGGGCGTTCCCCGAGGCGTCGCCGGACACCCAGGACGGGCTGCGCCTGAGCTGGACCGACCGATGGGTGCACGTACGGCCGAGCGGCACCGAGCCGATCGTCCGGGTGATCGCGGAGGCGCCATCCCTGCCGGAGGCGACCGATCTGGTGTCGCGGTCGCGGAAGCCCGTGGAAGCGCTGTTCGCGAAGTGA
- a CDS encoding lactonase family protein produces the protein MRTRFAVLATLLVAACADPVDAPVAPAGRLTPSAAVDLVTSRLPRVGGVFTATNDAGANAVLAFDRAPDGTLTPAGSFPTGGAGIGGTTDPLFSQYSVALSGNHHYLYVVNAGTDDISVFRVGESPRLELVQRIASGGVRPVSLAVGTRALYALNAGSSTVTAFTIGSGSRLQPAPAWTRALSAGASGPAEVRLSRDGRLLAVTERVSATIDTYLVQPDGALGTAIPNASSGAAPFGFDYTNTGRLVVSEAGPGTASSYAAAGGVLHVRTASAATLQRAPCWLVVTPDGRVAFTANAGSATLTGFAVSPEGRLSLLVPSGVSADLGAGAAPLDLDVSADGRFVYVLKAGTGGIGALALAPDGSLTPLADTPATAPRSGQQGIAAF, from the coding sequence ATGCGCACCAGATTCGCCGTGCTCGCCACGCTGCTCGTCGCCGCCTGCGCCGATCCGGTCGACGCGCCCGTCGCGCCCGCGGGACGCCTAACGCCGAGCGCCGCCGTCGATCTCGTCACCTCGCGTCTGCCGCGCGTCGGCGGCGTGTTCACGGCCACGAACGATGCGGGCGCGAACGCCGTGCTCGCGTTCGACCGCGCCCCCGACGGTACGCTCACGCCGGCCGGCTCGTTCCCCACCGGCGGCGCCGGCATCGGCGGCACCACGGATCCGCTGTTCTCGCAGTACTCCGTGGCGCTGAGCGGCAACCACCACTACCTGTACGTCGTGAACGCGGGCACCGACGACATCTCCGTGTTCCGCGTCGGCGAGTCGCCGCGCCTCGAGCTGGTGCAGCGCATCGCGTCCGGCGGCGTGCGGCCGGTGAGCCTCGCCGTCGGCACGCGCGCGCTCTACGCGCTGAACGCGGGCAGCAGCACGGTCACGGCGTTCACCATCGGCAGCGGCAGTCGGCTGCAGCCCGCACCGGCGTGGACGCGCGCGCTCAGCGCCGGCGCCAGCGGTCCCGCCGAGGTGCGTCTCAGCCGCGACGGCCGGCTGCTCGCCGTGACCGAGCGAGTGTCGGCGACGATCGACACCTATCTCGTGCAGCCTGACGGCGCGTTGGGCACCGCGATCCCGAACGCGTCGAGCGGCGCGGCGCCGTTCGGCTTCGACTACACGAACACCGGCCGGCTCGTCGTCTCCGAGGCGGGGCCCGGCACCGCGTCGTCGTACGCCGCGGCCGGTGGCGTGCTGCACGTGCGCACCGCGTCGGCCGCCACGCTGCAGCGCGCGCCGTGCTGGCTCGTCGTCACGCCCGACGGCCGCGTCGCGTTCACGGCGAACGCCGGGAGCGCGACGCTGACCGGCTTCGCGGTGAGCCCCGAGGGGCGTCTCTCGCTGCTCGTCCCGTCGGGCGTCTCCGCGGACCTCGGCGCCGGCGCGGCGCCGCTCGACCTCGACGTCAGCGCGGACGGTCGCTTCGTCTACGTGCTGAAGGCGGGCACCGGCGGCATCGGTGCGCTCGCGCTCGCGCCCGACGGCTCGCTCACGCCCCTCGCCGACACGCCCGCCACCGCGCCGCGCTCCGGCCAGCAGGGCATCGCCGCGTTCTGA
- a CDS encoding HD-GYP domain-containing protein — MPIIVPDTLAVSTVPQRALVVDDEPRLRQVLVRLMTRDGFECADAANGDEAIRQLERTPVTLVMSDLRMPGTDGVELLRTIRERWPNTAVVMITAVSDVDVAVRCLALGAMDYLTKPFHLEEVRARVRQALDKRRLLLENREHQLRLEARVAEQARSLESLFLASMQSLADALEVKDPYTRGHSIRVSLYSVSIAHALGLGTDVIRQIELGGHLHDIGKIGVRESVLKKPGPLTEEEYRHIMTHPVVGWKLLNPLLSDMPLALDIVRSHHERVDGCGMPDGLAGDAIPLVARIAAVADSFDAMTSDRPYRVGLSMAAARQELWRCAGTQYDPDVVAAFDAAVEEGEISIGA, encoded by the coding sequence GTGCCGATCATCGTGCCCGACACGCTCGCGGTGTCCACGGTGCCGCAGCGCGCGCTGGTGGTCGACGACGAGCCGCGCCTCCGACAGGTGCTCGTGCGCCTCATGACGCGCGACGGGTTCGAGTGCGCCGACGCGGCGAACGGCGACGAGGCGATCCGGCAGCTCGAGCGCACGCCGGTGACGCTCGTCATGAGCGACCTCCGCATGCCCGGCACCGACGGCGTGGAGCTGCTGCGCACCATCCGCGAGCGGTGGCCCAACACGGCCGTCGTCATGATCACGGCCGTGTCCGACGTCGATGTCGCCGTGCGGTGCCTCGCGCTCGGCGCCATGGACTACCTCACGAAGCCGTTCCACCTCGAGGAGGTGCGGGCGCGCGTGCGGCAGGCGCTCGACAAGCGGCGGCTGCTGCTGGAGAACCGCGAGCATCAGCTCCGGCTCGAGGCACGGGTCGCGGAGCAGGCGCGGAGCCTGGAGAGCCTGTTCCTGGCGAGCATGCAGTCGCTCGCCGACGCGCTCGAGGTGAAGGACCCGTACACGCGCGGCCACTCGATCCGCGTCAGCCTGTACTCGGTCTCGATCGCCCACGCGCTCGGCCTCGGCACCGACGTGATCCGCCAGATCGAGCTCGGCGGCCATCTTCACGACATCGGCAAGATCGGCGTGCGCGAGTCCGTGCTGAAGAAGCCGGGGCCGCTCACCGAAGAGGAGTACCGGCACATCATGACCCACCCCGTGGTGGGGTGGAAGCTGCTGAACCCCCTGCTGTCGGACATGCCGCTCGCCCTCGACATCGTGCGGTCGCACCACGAGCGGGTGGACGGGTGCGGGATGCCCGACGGGCTGGCCGGGGACGCGATCCCGCTCGTGGCGCGCATCGCCGCGGTGGCCGACTCGTTCGACGCGATGACGAGCGACCGGCCGTACCGCGTGGGCCTGTCGATGGCGGCGGCGCGGCAGGAGCTGTGGCGCTGCGCGGGCACCCAGTACGACCCGGACGTCGTCGCGGCGTTCGACGCGGCCGTCGAGGAGGGGGAGATCTCGATCGGGGCGTGA